In the Clostridium beijerinckii genome, one interval contains:
- a CDS encoding TIGR03936 family radical SAM-associated protein: protein MRYLTKFTKEENIKFISHLDVLKTIQKNIRRAGLPIEYSQGFNPHMNTSIAQPLSVGVYSSGEYMDMVLTTEVNENEIVDKLNETAPSGIKYISALAIPYKEGEKKVPQAMALIDAARYTIKIKYSDVSNLEEEVGKLLEINEWNTVKKSKKGEREVNIRAFVKEFSFWVKDEFLILNAVISTGSREHLSADLLVSYIQEKTSNAILDSFVNTKREEMYFYKNNKLVPLYKCV, encoded by the coding sequence GTGCGATACTTAACTAAATTTACTAAAGAGGAAAATATTAAGTTTATATCTCATTTAGATGTGCTTAAAACTATTCAAAAAAATATTAGAAGAGCGGGGCTACCTATAGAATACTCTCAAGGATTTAATCCACATATGAATACATCAATAGCACAGCCTTTATCAGTAGGAGTATATTCAAGTGGTGAGTATATGGATATGGTGTTAACAACTGAGGTGAATGAAAATGAAATTGTGGATAAATTAAATGAGACCGCGCCAAGTGGAATAAAATATATAAGTGCACTTGCAATTCCTTATAAAGAAGGAGAAAAGAAAGTTCCTCAAGCTATGGCTTTAATTGATGCAGCAAGATATACTATAAAAATTAAGTATTCTGATGTCTCAAATTTAGAAGAGGAAGTTGGTAAACTTTTAGAAATTAATGAGTGGAATACAGTCAAGAAAAGCAAAAAAGGTGAAAGAGAAGTCAATATAAGGGCTTTTGTTAAGGAGTTTAGTTTCTGGGTTAAAGATGAGTTCTTAATTCTTAATGCAGTTATAAGTACAGGAAGTAGGGAACATTTAAGTGCAGATTTACTTGTTAGTTATATCCAAGAAAAAACTTCAAATGCGATTTTAGATTCGTTTGTTAATACCAAAAGAGAAGAAATGTATTTTTACAAGAATAATAAACTTGTACCATTATATAAATGTGTATAA
- a CDS encoding Rne/Rng family ribonuclease has translation MKEIFVERRERILRVAIKSNNELIESIVEESKNEPIIGEIYKGRIKNIIPAINSVFVDLGLDKEGYLYYSDELKAKGIKKGDDILVEVLKEPLNDKGAKLTAKVSIPGKYIVLNCYEQGIEFSKRIEDKEKKIELLRNIEPLKDVCITVRTEGANVDINILKNEISKLYDEFQNIDKKMKHSLGVRKIYGEDLTLTKLLMNFSGEEIIKIYVDNSIDFDKISSFAKGQENLKIEKYEGYRKLFDFYGIEKEILRLRHNKVNLQCGGYIVIDRTEAMYVIDVNSGKNIKEKSFNKTILETNLEAAREIGKQIRLRNLSGIIVIDFIDMRDKSQRDIVMDALKESLRLDKGNVKIFPFTQLDLVQIARKRQGKSIYEYMEEECSLCKGRGIILKLSYIEGLIKNDIVRMQEESSINCFHIQMDSVYKDRIRENIFEFMKEIDGLDKEIYLNYVDNIEGYKIEPLIFQGQKDNLKDYKVTVIEKY, from the coding sequence ATGAAAGAGATTTTTGTTGAGAGAAGAGAAAGAATTTTAAGGGTAGCTATTAAATCTAATAATGAATTAATAGAAAGCATTGTTGAAGAAAGCAAGAATGAACCGATAATAGGAGAAATTTATAAGGGAAGAATTAAAAATATAATTCCGGCTATAAACTCAGTGTTTGTTGATTTGGGTTTAGATAAAGAAGGTTACCTATATTATAGTGATGAATTAAAGGCAAAAGGAATAAAAAAGGGAGACGATATACTAGTAGAAGTTTTAAAAGAGCCTCTTAATGATAAAGGCGCCAAATTAACTGCAAAGGTGTCAATTCCCGGGAAATATATTGTCTTAAATTGTTATGAACAAGGAATAGAATTTTCTAAGAGAATAGAAGATAAAGAAAAGAAAATAGAACTATTGAGGAATATTGAACCGTTAAAAGATGTTTGCATAACAGTAAGGACAGAAGGTGCAAATGTAGATATAAATATTCTTAAAAATGAGATTTCTAAGCTTTATGATGAATTTCAAAATATAGATAAAAAAATGAAACATTCATTAGGAGTAAGAAAGATTTATGGTGAAGATTTAACATTAACTAAGCTTTTGATGAATTTTTCTGGAGAAGAAATTATAAAAATTTATGTTGATAATAGCATTGATTTTGATAAGATATCAAGCTTTGCCAAAGGACAGGAAAATTTAAAAATAGAGAAGTATGAAGGATATAGAAAACTTTTTGATTTTTATGGAATTGAGAAAGAAATATTAAGGTTGAGGCATAATAAAGTTAACCTACAATGTGGAGGATACATAGTAATTGATAGAACTGAAGCAATGTATGTTATTGATGTTAATAGTGGAAAAAACATAAAGGAGAAAAGTTTCAATAAAACAATTTTGGAAACTAATTTAGAAGCGGCTAGAGAAATAGGAAAACAGATTAGGCTTAGAAACTTAAGTGGAATTATAGTAATAGATTTTATTGATATGAGAGATAAAAGTCAAAGAGATATTGTAATGGATGCACTTAAGGAAAGTCTTAGGTTAGATAAAGGTAATGTAAAGATATTCCCATTTACCCAGCTAGATTTGGTTCAAATAGCTAGAAAGAGGCAAGGAAAAAGTATATATGAATATATGGAAGAAGAATGCAGCCTATGTAAAGGAAGAGGAATAATTCTAAAGTTATCTTATATTGAAGGGCTAATAAAAAATGATATAGTAAGGATGCAGGAAGAAAGTTCTATAAATTGTTTTCATATACAAATGGATAGCGTTTATAAAGATAGAATAAGAGAAAATATTTTTGAGTTTATGAAAGAAATAGATGGATTAGATAAAGAGATATATCTAAATTATGTAGATAATATAGAAGGATATAAAATTGAACCACTGATATTTCAGGGGCAAAAAGATAACTTAAAAGATTATAAAGTTACAGTTATAGAAAAGTATTAA
- the rplU gene encoding 50S ribosomal protein L21 — MYAVLATGGKQYRVQEGDVIYVEKLNADVDSTVELNEVLAVGTEEGIKVGAPVVEGAKVVAKVAAQGKAKKVVVFKYKSKKDYRRKNGHRQPYTKLVIEKIEA; from the coding sequence ATGTACGCAGTATTAGCAACAGGAGGAAAACAATACAGAGTTCAAGAAGGAGACGTAATATACGTTGAAAAACTTAACGCTGATGTTGACTCAACAGTTGAATTAAACGAAGTTTTAGCTGTAGGAACTGAGGAAGGTATCAAAGTTGGTGCGCCAGTAGTTGAAGGAGCTAAAGTTGTAGCTAAGGTTGCAGCACAAGGTAAGGCAAAGAAAGTTGTAGTTTTCAAGTATAAGTCTAAAAAGGACTATAGAAGAAAGAATGGACACAGACAACCTTACACTAAGCTAGTAATCGAAAAGATCGAAGCATAA
- a CDS encoding ribosomal-processing cysteine protease Prp codes for MVKVKIKQHNNDIVGFVINGHAIGNDRDFSNEPALVGEAFDMICNSVSVLSQSVIIGLDEVLELNSTYEIQDGYLKLDLQDFNLEELNQAQVLLKTFEKSLESVILGFDQLVGKKKRREYITLIKEEV; via the coding sequence ATGGTTAAAGTAAAAATCAAACAACATAATAATGATATTGTTGGATTCGTAATAAATGGTCACGCTATAGGTAATGACAGAGATTTTTCAAATGAGCCTGCTTTAGTAGGTGAAGCATTTGATATGATATGTAATTCAGTTTCAGTTTTATCTCAAAGTGTAATTATTGGTTTGGATGAAGTTTTAGAACTTAATTCAACATACGAAATACAAGATGGATACTTGAAATTAGACCTTCAAGATTTTAATCTAGAAGAACTAAATCAAGCTCAAGTTTTATTAAAAACTTTTGAAAAAAGCTTGGAAAGTGTAATTTTAGGATTTGATCAATTAGTAGGGAAAAAGAAACGTAGAGAATATATAACTTTAATAAAAGAGGAGGTGTAG
- the rpmA gene encoding 50S ribosomal protein L27 — protein sequence MLIMNLQLFAHKKGVGSSKNGRDSESKRLGVKSADGQFVLAGNILVRQRGTKIHPGENVGKGKDDTLFAKVDGVVKFERLGRDKKRASVYPVDVEAIAE from the coding sequence ATGCTAATTATGAACCTTCAATTATTCGCTCATAAAAAAGGGGTTGGTAGTTCTAAGAATGGTAGAGACTCTGAATCAAAAAGATTAGGAGTTAAATCTGCTGACGGACAATTTGTTCTTGCTGGAAACATTCTTGTAAGACAAAGAGGAACTAAAATTCACCCAGGTGAAAATGTTGGAAAAGGTAAGGACGATACTTTATTTGCTAAAGTTGATGGAGTTGTTAAATTCGAAAGACTTGGTAGAGATAAGAAAAGAGCAAGTGTTTACCCAGTAGACGTTGAAGCAATAGCTGAATAA
- the obgE gene encoding GTPase ObgE has protein sequence MFIDTAKVFVKSGNGGNGAISFRREKYVPLGGPDGGDGGKGGSIIFQVETGITTLLDFKYKKKFIAESGENGGGSKCYGKDGESLYIKVPMGTIIREAETNKIIADLSHKGQELVLLRGGKGGKGNVKFATATKQAPHYAEPGMPGDELNIVLELKLLADVGLLGFPNVGKSTLLSMTTKAKPKIANYHFTTLKPNLGVVAVDGIDPFVMADIPGIIEGAAEGVGLGIQFLRHIERTRLLIHIVDISGVEGRDPFEDFIKINEELKKYSVKLWDRPQIVVANKSDMLYDESIFEDFKKKVQEMGFDKVFKMSAATNEGVDAVMKEAARILKDIPVKELEISEDEMYIPEEKRFTYDITVEHNKEEGYDVYIVEGTFVDRLLSAVNVNDADSLRYFHKVLRNKGIFDELREMGVKDGDMVRLNDFEFEYIL, from the coding sequence ATGTTTATAGATACGGCGAAGGTTTTCGTTAAATCTGGTAACGGTGGTAATGGTGCTATTTCATTTAGAAGAGAAAAGTATGTACCTCTAGGCGGACCAGATGGTGGAGATGGAGGAAAGGGTGGTAGCATCATTTTTCAAGTTGAAACTGGAATAACAACGTTATTAGACTTTAAATACAAGAAAAAGTTTATTGCAGAATCTGGTGAAAATGGCGGCGGTTCAAAATGCTACGGTAAAGATGGTGAAAGTTTATATATAAAGGTACCTATGGGAACCATTATAAGAGAAGCAGAAACTAATAAGATAATTGCAGATCTTTCTCATAAGGGGCAAGAATTAGTATTATTAAGAGGTGGAAAAGGTGGAAAGGGAAATGTTAAATTTGCTACTGCTACTAAGCAAGCACCTCATTATGCAGAACCAGGGATGCCAGGAGACGAGTTAAATATAGTTTTAGAATTAAAGTTACTCGCTGATGTTGGATTATTAGGATTCCCTAATGTAGGTAAATCAACATTGTTATCAATGACAACAAAAGCAAAACCGAAGATTGCAAATTATCATTTTACTACATTAAAACCTAATCTAGGTGTTGTTGCTGTTGATGGAATTGATCCTTTTGTAATGGCTGATATTCCAGGAATAATTGAAGGAGCAGCAGAAGGTGTTGGACTTGGAATACAATTTTTAAGACATATCGAGAGAACTAGACTTTTAATTCATATAGTCGATATATCTGGTGTTGAAGGAAGAGATCCTTTTGAAGATTTCATTAAAATCAATGAGGAATTAAAGAAGTATTCTGTAAAGCTTTGGGATAGACCTCAAATTGTTGTGGCTAATAAATCTGATATGCTTTATGATGAAAGCATATTTGAAGATTTTAAAAAGAAAGTTCAAGAAATGGGATTTGATAAAGTATTTAAGATGTCAGCAGCTACTAATGAAGGTGTTGATGCTGTTATGAAAGAAGCGGCAAGAATACTTAAGGATATTCCAGTTAAAGAATTAGAAATCTCAGAAGATGAAATGTATATACCAGAAGAAAAGAGATTTACTTATGATATTACTGTTGAACATAATAAAGAAGAGGGATATGATGTTTATATAGTTGAAGGTACATTTGTAGATAGATTACTAAGTGCAGTAAATGTAAATGATGCAGATTCTTTAAGATACTTCCATAAGGTTCTTAGAAATAAAGGTATTTTTGATGAACTTAGAGAAATGGGAGTAAAAGACGGTGATATGGTTAGATTAAATGATTTTGAATTTGAATATATACTTTAA
- the yhbY gene encoding ribosome assembly RNA-binding protein YhbY, with translation MLTGKQRAYLRGLANDISPIFQIGKNGVEENFLIQVSQALEARELIKIKVLENSGLETRETSDMICKAAKCEGIQAIGNKIVLYKQSSNLKKRKIELPNK, from the coding sequence ATGTTAACAGGAAAACAAAGAGCTTATTTAAGAGGATTAGCTAATGATATTTCACCAATATTTCAAATAGGTAAAAATGGTGTTGAGGAAAACTTTTTAATACAAGTTTCACAAGCATTAGAAGCTCGAGAATTAATTAAAATAAAAGTTTTAGAGAACAGTGGTTTAGAAACAAGAGAAACTTCTGATATGATATGTAAAGCTGCAAAATGTGAAGGAATTCAAGCAATAGGTAATAAGATAGTTTTATATAAACAATCTAGCAATTTGAAAAAGAGAAAAATTGAATTACCTAATAAATAA
- the nadD gene encoding nicotinate-nucleotide adenylyltransferase, translated as MKRFGIIGGTFDPIHNAHLYIAYEAKEKLSLDEVIFMPAGIQPLKANNIITDPGLRYSMVKAAIEHFSEFSVSDYEIEKGGLSFTHETLEYFKNKISDRDKDNELFFITGADCLFSMEKWKEVKKIFSLATLVVFSRGGINKSDMINRKHMIEEKYNGKIIVLDLKELEISSTDIRNRVHENKRIDFFVPERVSDIIYKNRLYR; from the coding sequence ATGAAACGCTTTGGTATAATAGGTGGTACTTTTGACCCTATTCATAATGCGCATTTATATATAGCCTATGAAGCTAAAGAAAAATTAAGCTTAGATGAAGTGATCTTTATGCCGGCAGGAATACAGCCGCTTAAGGCCAATAATATAATTACAGATCCTGGATTAAGGTATAGTATGGTTAAAGCAGCAATAGAGCACTTTAGCGAGTTTTCTGTATCAGATTATGAAATAGAGAAGGGCGGACTTAGTTTTACTCATGAAACATTAGAGTATTTCAAAAATAAGATTAGTGATAGAGATAAAGATAATGAATTGTTTTTTATAACCGGAGCAGATTGTTTGTTTAGCATGGAAAAGTGGAAAGAAGTAAAAAAAATCTTTTCACTAGCAACTCTTGTGGTGTTCTCAAGAGGAGGAATAAACAAAAGTGATATGATAAATAGGAAACATATGATAGAAGAAAAGTATAATGGAAAAATAATTGTTTTAGATTTGAAAGAACTTGAAATATCATCAACTGATATAAGAAATAGAGTACATGAAAATAAGAGAATAGATTTTTTTGTGCCAGAGAGAGTTTCGGATATTATCTATAAAAATAGACTATATAGATAG
- the yqeK gene encoding bis(5'-nucleosyl)-tetraphosphatase (symmetrical) YqeK, whose protein sequence is MLSIEEMNLYLKSNLLEKRYMHTLGVADTAKRLAKLNGVSEKKAEIAGLAHDVAKNLSIDKMREMMKENNVIISEIEEKNMNLWHSIVAPIEAKDKLGIDDDEILDAIRWHTTGKEDMSTLTKIIYIADMIEPGRNFDGVDEIRRATFDNLDKGVYFGLTSSIKILLAKNLLIDENTIKARNYFLFNPEFKL, encoded by the coding sequence TTGTTATCCATAGAAGAAATGAATTTGTATCTTAAATCTAATTTATTAGAAAAGCGTTATATGCATACTTTAGGGGTTGCAGACACAGCAAAGAGGTTAGCAAAACTAAATGGAGTTTCAGAAAAGAAGGCTGAAATTGCAGGTCTTGCTCATGATGTTGCTAAAAATTTATCTATAGATAAAATGAGAGAAATGATGAAAGAAAATAATGTTATTATCTCTGAGATAGAAGAAAAGAATATGAATTTATGGCACAGTATTGTTGCACCAATAGAGGCAAAAGATAAACTTGGAATTGATGACGATGAAATACTGGATGCCATAAGATGGCATACTACAGGTAAAGAGGATATGTCCACTTTAACAAAGATTATTTATATAGCAGATATGATAGAACCTGGAAGAAATTTTGATGGGGTTGATGAGATAAGAAGAGCTACATTTGATAACTTGGATAAAGGAGTCTATTTTGGTTTGACTAGTAGCATAAAAATATTATTGGCTAAGAACTTATTAATTGATGAAAATACTATAAAGGCACGAAATTATTTTCTATTTAATCCTGAATTTAAATTATAA
- a CDS encoding LCP family protein, which produces MRRKTNKKRDTAFSKIFKKDNDSTTVFEKLVLGIISLIITFVIVSMVSGVYALMKVESKSMPSGASVSFNQPVNILLLGMDIGDPKQVNNQSIKRTDTIIVANYNPQTKSIRIVSVPRDTLISINDRNVKINSAYAIGGYPKIKSEVENLLNININYIVKVDYNAFREIIDAIGGIEMKIDRNMIYDDEGQNLHINFKAGETVTLDGKKAEEFFRWRKNNDGSGLANGDLDRIENQQKFISKVIEKCTSPFVIFRAPKIMTALGDNVETNLSPTDILGYGFKFIGIKKENVTMATVSGTPKTINGESFLIVDKIENKDILSSLTSSSASNKSAEGAAKDDIRIKVLNATKINGLAAKVAKELNDAGYTKVDTGNTELSDKSEILSNDADKLKTIKQDLNIKENDEKENKKEYKDYDVIIILGKDFETFGK; this is translated from the coding sequence ATGAGAAGGAAAACTAATAAAAAGAGAGATACAGCATTCTCAAAAATTTTTAAAAAGGATAATGATTCTACAACAGTATTTGAAAAGTTAGTTTTAGGTATTATATCTCTTATAATAACTTTTGTTATAGTATCAATGGTATCTGGGGTTTATGCTTTAATGAAGGTTGAGAGCAAGTCAATGCCAAGTGGTGCAAGTGTATCATTTAATCAGCCAGTAAATATCTTGTTACTTGGTATGGATATAGGAGATCCGAAGCAGGTAAATAATCAATCAATAAAGAGAACGGATACAATAATTGTAGCTAATTATAATCCTCAAACAAAAAGTATTCGTATTGTGTCTGTTCCAAGAGATACACTAATAAGTATAAATGATAGAAATGTTAAAATAAATTCAGCTTATGCAATTGGTGGATATCCGAAGATAAAATCAGAAGTTGAAAATCTACTGAATATAAATATAAATTATATAGTTAAAGTTGATTACAATGCTTTTCGTGAAATCATTGATGCTATCGGAGGAATTGAAATGAAAATCGATAGAAATATGATTTATGATGATGAAGGTCAGAATCTTCATATAAATTTTAAAGCCGGTGAAACTGTAACTCTAGATGGTAAGAAAGCAGAGGAATTTTTTAGGTGGAGAAAAAATAATGATGGAAGTGGACTTGCTAATGGAGATTTAGATAGAATAGAAAATCAACAAAAATTTATTTCTAAGGTTATTGAAAAATGTACAAGTCCTTTTGTAATATTTAGAGCACCTAAAATAATGACAGCATTAGGAGATAATGTAGAAACTAATCTGTCACCAACTGATATTTTAGGATATGGGTTTAAATTTATTGGTATAAAAAAGGAAAATGTAACAATGGCAACTGTAAGTGGAACACCAAAAACTATAAATGGAGAGTCATTTTTAATAGTTGATAAAATTGAAAATAAAGATATATTATCATCACTTACTTCATCTTCTGCATCTAATAAATCAGCAGAAGGAGCAGCAAAAGATGATATAAGAATTAAGGTTTTAAATGCCACAAAGATTAATGGATTGGCGGCAAAAGTAGCAAAGGAATTAAATGATGCTGGGTATACAAAAGTTGATACTGGCAATACTGAACTTAGTGATAAAAGTGAAATACTTAGTAATGATGCTGATAAATTAAAGACTATTAAACAGGATTTAAACATAAAAGAAAATGATGAAAAAGAGAACAAGAAAGAATATAAAGATTACGATGTGATTATAATTTTAGGTAAGGATTTTGAAACCTTTGGTAAGTAA
- a CDS encoding RluA family pseudouridine synthase yields the protein MSILEKQVVNIEKGTKIREYLKVELGLSTRLIRSASLGKRIFVNDEVVKMNRVLNEGEIIKIDLAKDESQDIAPEKMDIDIVYEDEDILVVNKKPFMVVHPTKSYQSGTLANGVINYFMESGQNCIVRLVSRLDMNTSGLIIIAKNQFSHGMLSKEMSENKVEKKYLALVHGIMKEKQGTIDLPIYKPEGIENGIRRVIDERGQRSITHYKVVEEYNESSLVECKLETGRTHQIRVHLSHLGHPIYGDTLYGDGDEEDLIKRQALHAFGLDFKSPRSGEILSLRAELPDDMKDLISKLK from the coding sequence ATGAGTATTTTAGAAAAGCAGGTTGTTAACATAGAGAAGGGCACTAAAATAAGAGAATATTTGAAAGTGGAACTTGGATTATCAACAAGATTAATTAGAAGTGCATCTCTTGGTAAAAGAATATTTGTTAATGATGAAGTTGTAAAAATGAATAGAGTTCTAAATGAGGGAGAAATTATTAAAATTGATCTGGCTAAAGATGAAAGTCAGGATATAGCTCCAGAAAAAATGGATATAGATATAGTTTATGAAGATGAAGATATTTTAGTAGTCAACAAGAAACCTTTTATGGTGGTGCATCCAACTAAAAGTTATCAAAGTGGGACTCTTGCAAATGGAGTAATAAATTATTTTATGGAGAGCGGTCAAAATTGTATAGTTAGATTAGTTTCTAGATTAGATATGAATACATCAGGTCTTATTATAATTGCTAAAAATCAGTTTTCTCATGGAATGCTATCTAAAGAAATGAGTGAAAATAAGGTAGAAAAAAAATATTTAGCATTAGTTCATGGAATTATGAAAGAAAAACAGGGGACAATTGATCTACCAATATATAAACCTGAAGGAATTGAAAATGGCATTAGGAGAGTTATTGATGAGAGAGGCCAAAGGAGCATAACCCACTATAAAGTTGTTGAAGAATACAATGAATCAAGTTTAGTAGAATGCAAACTTGAGACTGGAAGAACCCATCAAATTAGAGTGCATTTGAGTCACTTGGGTCATCCTATTTACGGTGATACATTATATGGAGATGGGGATGAAGAAGATTTAATAAAAAGGCAGGCTCTCCATGCATTTGGATTAGATTTTAAATCTCCAAGGAGTGGAGAAATACTTTCATTAAGAGCAGAACTTCCAGATGATATGAAAGACTTAATTAGTAAATTGAAATAA
- a CDS encoding LysR family transcriptional regulator, with the protein MDFKQLNAFLTISKLQSFTKAADNLGYAQSSITTQIKLLESELGVKLFERIGKNITLTHEGKKLLPYAKQILKLSSDVKNAVLNTDVPSGTLTIGAAESLCVLRLPEILKEYKKLYPEVDISLKFGNCAEFKYFLNDNIIDVAFSLGVKINSAEFISEIEIPEPMLLLAYPGHPLINKKEVFPKDIESEPLILTEMGCSYRATLENILNSCNIKPNVAIETGSVQAIKQFTMSGLGITLLPKVAVDDEINSGKLVPLNWEGPDFGIISQVLYHKNKWISPALKEFLNLSRSFMESYLQ; encoded by the coding sequence ATGGACTTTAAACAACTTAATGCTTTCTTAACGATAAGTAAACTTCAAAGTTTTACTAAAGCAGCCGATAACCTGGGCTATGCTCAATCTAGTATAACGACACAAATTAAGCTTTTGGAAAGTGAGCTTGGTGTAAAACTTTTTGAAAGAATAGGTAAAAACATAACTTTAACACATGAAGGAAAGAAACTTTTGCCATATGCAAAACAAATATTAAAACTATCAAGTGATGTAAAAAATGCTGTACTTAATACTGACGTTCCAAGTGGTACATTAACAATTGGTGCTGCTGAATCTTTATGTGTATTAAGACTTCCTGAAATCCTTAAAGAATACAAAAAGCTATATCCTGAAGTGGACATCTCTTTAAAATTTGGAAATTGTGCTGAATTTAAATATTTCTTAAATGATAATATTATTGATGTAGCATTTTCATTAGGTGTAAAAATTAATTCAGCAGAATTTATATCAGAAATCGAAATTCCAGAGCCAATGTTGCTTTTAGCATATCCAGGCCATCCCCTTATAAATAAAAAAGAAGTATTTCCAAAAGATATCGAGTCAGAACCACTTATATTAACAGAAATGGGATGTAGCTACAGAGCTACATTAGAAAATATATTAAACAGTTGCAATATAAAGCCAAATGTAGCTATAGAAACAGGAAGTGTTCAAGCTATTAAACAATTTACAATGAGTGGTCTTGGAATAACCTTACTTCCAAAGGTTGCTGTTGATGATGAAATAAATAGTGGTAAACTTGTTCCTCTAAATTGGGAAGGTCCTGACTTCGGAATAATATCTCAAGTACTTTATCACAAAAACAAATGGATTTCTCCTGCTCTAAAAGAATTCTTAAATTTATCAAGAAGTTTTATGGAATCATACTTACAATAG
- the asd gene encoding aspartate-semialdehyde dehydrogenase yields the protein MGDKLKVGIIGATGMVGQRFLCLLENHPWFEVTVLAASKNSAGVTYKEAIANRWKMTTPLPEKYKDMVVKDAFKVEEISGMVDFVFCAISLNKEQTKLLEEDYAKHETPVISNNSANRNVDDVPMLIPEINGVHAQIIESQKKRLGTKRGFIAVKPNCSIQSYVPPISALMEYKPKNILACTYQAISGAGKTFNECPEIIDNVIPFIDGEEEKSEKEPLKIWGQIESGKIINANSPIITTQCIRVPVANGHLAAVYVSFKNKPSKEEIISRWENFKVPEIVLGLPNAPKKFLKYFTENNRPQTNLDRNYENGMGISMGRLREDKIFDYKFVCLSHNTLRGAAGGGVLSAEYLKACGYLNAK from the coding sequence ATGGGAGATAAGTTGAAGGTTGGTATAATAGGTGCCACAGGAATGGTTGGACAAAGGTTTTTATGCTTATTAGAAAATCATCCTTGGTTTGAAGTTACAGTGCTAGCGGCAAGTAAAAATTCAGCAGGAGTAACTTATAAAGAGGCAATAGCTAATAGATGGAAGATGACAACACCATTACCTGAAAAATATAAGGATATGGTAGTTAAGGATGCATTTAAAGTTGAAGAAATCTCTGGTATGGTAGATTTCGTATTTTGTGCAATTTCTCTAAATAAGGAACAAACTAAGTTACTTGAAGAAGATTATGCGAAACATGAAACACCAGTTATTTCAAATAATTCAGCCAATAGAAATGTGGATGATGTACCGATGTTAATTCCAGAGATAAATGGAGTACATGCACAGATTATTGAAAGCCAAAAGAAACGTTTAGGAACTAAAAGAGGATTTATAGCAGTAAAGCCTAATTGCTCAATTCAGAGTTATGTTCCCCCAATAAGTGCCCTTATGGAATACAAGCCTAAAAATATTCTAGCATGCACCTATCAAGCCATTTCCGGAGCAGGTAAAACTTTTAATGAGTGTCCTGAAATTATTGATAACGTGATACCATTTATTGATGGTGAAGAAGAGAAAAGTGAGAAGGAACCACTAAAAATATGGGGACAAATAGAATCGGGTAAAATTATAAATGCTAATAGTCCGATTATTACAACTCAATGTATAAGAGTACCTGTAGCAAATGGACATTTGGCAGCAGTTTATGTTAGTTTTAAGAACAAACCTTCGAAGGAAGAGATAATTAGTAGATGGGAAAACTTCAAAGTTCCAGAAATAGTTCTAGGGCTTCCAAATGCTCCAAAGAAATTTTTGAAATACTTCACAGAGAATAATAGACCTCAAACTAATTTAGATAGAAATTATGAAAATGGAATGGGAATATCCATGGGAAGATTACGAGAAGATAAGATATTTGATTACAAATTTGTGTGTCTTTCTCATAATACATTAAGAGGTGCAGCAGGTGGCGGAGTTCTTTCAGCTGAATATTTGAAAGCTTGTGGATATTTAAATGCAAAGTAA